A single window of Scomber scombrus chromosome 12, fScoSco1.1, whole genome shotgun sequence DNA harbors:
- the LOC133992266 gene encoding P-selectin-like, producing the protein MLCMWTSVECWSFYYSNDTMNWSQARAWCREHYTDMVAIQNQEEIGHLNPWLPRKPTYYWIGIFKINDVWTWVGTNKALTPEATNWAVGEPNNGRKRQRGGLNEDFVKCDKNEVIVPNKGSVNCTHKYGNFSYDSQCSYSCEEGYQLSMSRPLKCTASKTWSEQPPTCRLVQCPKLSDLESGSMNCSDPLGPLSYQSTCIFHSAEDSRNATATESKPKWHS; encoded by the exons A TGCTGTGCATGTGGACTAGTGTAGAATGCTGGTCCTTTTACTACTCTAACGACACCATGAATTGGTCACAAGCAAGAGCCTGGTGCAGGGAGCACTACACAGACATGGTGGCCATCCAGAACCAGGAGGAGATTGGGCATCTCAACCCGTGGCTGCCCAGGAAACCCACATACTACTGGATTGGAATCTTCAAAATCAATGATGTGTGGACCTGGGTAGGCACCAACAAGGCTCTGACACCAGAAGCAACCAACTGGGCAGTGGGAGAACCAAACAACggcagaaaaagacagagagggggtTTGAATGAGGACT TTGTTAAGTGTGACAAAAACGAGGTGATCGTCCCAAATAAAGGAAGTGTGAATTGCACTCATAAGTATGGAAACTTCTCCTATGACTCCCAGTGCAGCTATTCTTGCGAGGAAGGATACCAGCTGAGTATGTCGAGACCCCTGAAGTGCACTGCCTCCAAAACCTGGTCCGAGCAGCCTCCTACATGTAGAT TGGTTCAGTGTCCAAAGCTGTCCGATCTAGAGAGTGGATCCATGAATTGCTCCGATCCTCTGGGCCCTCTCAGCTACCAGTCCACCTGCATATTTCAT aGTGCAGAGGATTCGAGGAATGCGACGGCAACGGAGTCCAAACCCAAATGGCATTCATGA